From the genome of Hymenobacter cellulosilyticus, one region includes:
- a CDS encoding xylulokinase produces MKYLLGYDIGSSSIKASLLNIETGRCVASVTSPKKEMEITALQPDWAEQRPERWWQEVVNATLQLRADHDFDTALIAGIGITYQMHGLVLVDKDGEVLRPAIIWCDSRAVDYGNQAFQDLGQEYCLHNFLNSPGNFTASKLKWVRENEPDIYERIHKIQLPGDYIAFKLTNQLQTTISGLSEGVFWNFKQQAIAQELLDYYGISSALLPDVVDTFSVQGHLTPEAAQELGLTAGTPISYRAGDQPNNAFSLNVLQAGEIAATAGTSGVVYGINETMTSDSRSRVNSFVHVNSTPEQPKNGVLMCMNGTGILNSWLRKVLGDISYEDMNQLAAQAPIGSDGLTFLPFGNGAERILENRQLEAELRGLNFNQHGRVHVARAAQEGIVFALNYGVDIMRESGVQVRKVRAGNANMFLSPIFREAFVNSAGVELELLNTDAAQGAARGAGVGAGIYASTNEAFNGLERILTLEPTAELQEQYQAAYTRWQSILNQIVPLPTTPRHVIQHAF; encoded by the coding sequence ATGAAATACCTCCTCGGCTACGACATCGGCAGCTCGTCTATCAAGGCCTCGCTGCTCAACATCGAAACCGGCCGGTGCGTGGCCTCGGTCACCTCGCCCAAGAAGGAGATGGAAATAACCGCGCTCCAGCCCGACTGGGCCGAGCAGCGCCCCGAGCGGTGGTGGCAGGAAGTGGTGAATGCCACGCTCCAGCTTCGTGCCGACCACGACTTCGACACGGCTCTTATTGCCGGCATCGGCATCACCTATCAAATGCACGGCCTCGTGCTCGTCGACAAAGACGGCGAGGTGCTGCGCCCCGCCATTATCTGGTGCGACAGCCGCGCTGTAGACTACGGCAACCAGGCGTTTCAGGACCTGGGCCAGGAATATTGCCTGCACAACTTTCTGAATTCGCCCGGCAACTTCACGGCTTCCAAGCTGAAGTGGGTGCGCGAAAACGAGCCCGACATATACGAGCGGATTCACAAAATCCAGCTCCCCGGCGACTACATTGCCTTCAAGCTCACCAACCAGCTCCAGACCACCATTTCGGGCCTTTCCGAGGGCGTATTCTGGAATTTCAAACAGCAGGCCATTGCCCAGGAGTTGCTCGACTATTACGGCATCAGTTCTGCCCTGCTGCCCGACGTAGTCGACACCTTCTCGGTGCAGGGCCACCTCACGCCCGAAGCGGCCCAGGAACTGGGCCTCACGGCCGGCACGCCCATCAGCTACCGGGCCGGCGACCAGCCCAACAACGCCTTTTCGCTCAACGTGCTGCAGGCCGGTGAAATAGCCGCCACGGCCGGCACCAGCGGCGTGGTCTACGGCATCAACGAAACCATGACTTCGGATTCCCGCTCCCGGGTCAACTCCTTCGTGCACGTAAACAGCACGCCGGAGCAGCCCAAAAACGGCGTCCTGATGTGCATGAACGGCACGGGCATTCTGAATAGCTGGTTGCGCAAAGTTCTCGGCGACATCAGCTACGAGGACATGAACCAGCTGGCCGCCCAGGCCCCAATTGGCTCCGACGGCCTCACGTTTCTGCCTTTCGGCAACGGCGCCGAGCGTATTCTGGAAAACCGTCAGCTCGAAGCCGAGCTGCGGGGCCTCAACTTCAACCAGCACGGCCGCGTGCACGTGGCCCGCGCCGCCCAGGAAGGCATTGTCTTCGCCCTAAACTACGGCGTGGACATCATGCGTGAATCCGGAGTGCAGGTGCGCAAAGTGCGGGCCGGCAACGCCAACATGTTCTTGAGCCCGATTTTCCGCGAGGCATTCGTCAACAGCGCCGGTGTAGAATTGGAGCTGCTCAACACCGATGCGGCCCAGGGCGCGGCCCGCGGCGCGGGCGTCGGAGCTGGCATCTACGCCAGTACCAATGAGGCCTTCAACGGTCTAGAGCGAATTCTGACCCTGGAGCCCACGGCTGAGCTGCAGGAGCAATATCAGGCTGCCTACACCCGCTGGCAGTCCATTCTCAATCAAATCGTACCCTTACCAACCACCCCTCGGCATGTCATCCAACACGCTTTCTAA
- the xylA gene encoding xylose isomerase, with amino-acid sequence MSSNTLSKTEYFTGIDTIRFEGRESDNPLAFKWYDENRVVAGKTMKEHLRFAVSYWHTFTGTGGDPFGPGTKQFAWDAHHEIIGRAKDKMDAAFEFFTKLGTPYYCFHDIDLVDEGNSLAEYERNLATIVDYAKEHQAATGVKLLWGTANVFSNPRYMNGASTNPDFQVVAHAATQVKNAIDATIALGGENYVFWGGREGYMTLLNTNMKREQEHMGRFLTMARDYARQQGFTGKFFIEPKPAEPTKHQYDFDAATVIGFLKQHGLENDFMLNLEVNHATLAGHTFEHELQVAADNNMLGSMDANRGDYQNGWDTDQFPNNLNELTESMLIILEAGGFKHGGINFDAKTRRNSTDLEDIFIAHISGMDTFARALVTADAILEKSAYRKFRQERYASFDSGAGAAFEKGQLTLEDLRKIAHETGEPTPKSGKQEWLESIINQYI; translated from the coding sequence ATGTCATCCAACACGCTTTCTAAAACCGAGTATTTCACCGGCATCGACACCATCCGCTTTGAAGGACGTGAGTCGGACAACCCGTTGGCCTTTAAGTGGTACGACGAGAACCGCGTAGTAGCCGGCAAAACCATGAAGGAGCACCTGCGCTTCGCGGTTTCGTACTGGCACACCTTCACCGGCACCGGCGGCGACCCGTTCGGCCCCGGCACCAAGCAGTTTGCCTGGGACGCCCACCACGAAATCATTGGCCGCGCCAAAGACAAGATGGACGCCGCTTTCGAGTTCTTCACCAAGCTCGGCACGCCCTACTACTGCTTCCACGACATTGACCTCGTGGACGAAGGCAACTCGCTGGCCGAGTACGAGCGCAACCTCGCCACCATCGTGGACTACGCCAAGGAGCATCAGGCCGCTACCGGCGTAAAGCTGCTCTGGGGCACGGCCAACGTGTTTTCGAACCCGCGCTACATGAATGGGGCCAGCACCAACCCCGACTTCCAGGTGGTAGCTCACGCTGCCACGCAGGTGAAAAACGCCATCGACGCGACCATCGCGCTGGGCGGCGAGAACTACGTGTTCTGGGGTGGCCGCGAAGGCTACATGACTCTGCTCAACACTAACATGAAGCGCGAGCAGGAACACATGGGCCGTTTCCTGACCATGGCCCGCGACTACGCCCGCCAGCAGGGCTTCACCGGCAAGTTCTTCATTGAGCCCAAGCCCGCCGAGCCTACCAAGCACCAGTACGACTTCGACGCGGCCACCGTAATCGGCTTCCTAAAGCAGCACGGCCTGGAAAACGACTTCATGCTCAACCTGGAAGTAAACCACGCCACCCTGGCTGGTCACACGTTCGAGCACGAGCTGCAGGTAGCTGCTGATAACAACATGCTGGGCTCGATGGACGCCAACCGCGGCGACTACCAGAACGGCTGGGACACCGACCAGTTCCCCAACAACCTCAATGAGCTGACCGAGTCCATGCTCATCATCCTCGAGGCCGGTGGCTTCAAGCACGGCGGCATCAACTTCGACGCCAAAACCCGCCGCAACTCGACCGACCTGGAGGATATTTTCATTGCCCACATCAGCGGCATGGACACCTTCGCCCGCGCCCTGGTGACGGCCGATGCCATCCTGGAAAAGTCGGCTTACCGCAAGTTCCGCCAGGAGCGCTACGCCTCCTTTGACTCGGGTGCCGGCGCTGCCTTCGAGAAAGGCCAACTGACCCTGGAAGACCTGCGCAAAATTGCCCACGAAACCGGTGAACCCACGCCCAAGAGCGGTAAGCAGGAGTGGCTGGAAAGCATCATCAACCAGTACATCTAA
- a CDS encoding bifunctional transaldolase/phosoglucose isomerase — MNPLVDIRQFDQSIWLDFIRRKILINGELQRRITDEALRGVTSNPAIFEKAIGGSDDYDAAIRSLALQGKTTDEIYTALAVADVQHACDLFRPLYDSHDNASDGYVSLEVSPELVNDTEGTIEEGIRFWKTVNRPNVMIKVPATLEGLPAIRRLIAEGINVNVTLIFGLERYRLVAEAFLAGLEDRVKAGLPVENIDSVASFFLSRIDVLIDPLLEKIAAEGGEKGELAQSMVGEVALASAKQAYQIYKEIFAGPRWEALAAKGADTQRLLWASTGNKNPKYDDLKYVENLIGPKTVNTVPVETLDIFREKGKPANRLEEGLDKAADVLRRLPELGINLEEQTNFLEEDGAKKFKEPFGKLMESIEKKRLTSLDSTVAEATLQLGQYQAAVDAKIQEFNAKNFTHGFWDKKADLWVQDEAGQHSIRAFMGWLRVAETMVGAVPEIEQFVNDVKAAGFKHVVVMGMGGSTMAPIVFKSSFPMGENGLPMSVLDTTDPGTVRQIEESVPLADTLFIVASKSGTTAEPLAFGDYFYDRVKQIKGDKAGENFVAITDPGSKFVTSATEQGYRRIFLNFAEVGGRFSALSYFGLVPAALYGLPIGEILERAIRMMRANGAYGSVEQNPGLELGVALGVLAQQGRDKLTLIVPNSLADLGLWLEQLIAESTGKEGKGILPVAGEPAREPEVYGQDRVFVYVGYEGDEFNDDLANHEALTRLLHAGHPLITIRMHDALDLGGEFFRWEVATAVASAVLEINPFDQPNVQAAKTATDRLMKVVQEQGSLPAGDEAKVTENGVSYFSAVSGGSAAEVIQNFFAQAKDGDFLNIQAYLTESDELNKGLAELRTQVQEQLHLATTSGYGPRFLHSTGQYHKGGPDKGLFVQFTVDHPQDLALPGRSYSFGTFKNAQAAGDLQALHDYNRRTLRIHLGDNAEQGLRTVLSALQSAPLTATQA, encoded by the coding sequence ATGAATCCATTAGTTGACATCCGTCAATTCGACCAAAGTATCTGGCTGGACTTTATCCGTCGCAAAATCCTGATCAACGGGGAGTTGCAGCGGCGCATCACCGACGAGGCCCTGCGCGGCGTTACGTCGAATCCGGCCATTTTCGAGAAGGCAATCGGCGGCTCCGACGACTACGACGCGGCCATCCGCAGCCTGGCGCTGCAGGGCAAAACCACCGACGAAATCTACACCGCCCTGGCCGTGGCCGACGTGCAGCACGCCTGCGACCTGTTCCGCCCGCTCTACGACAGCCACGACAACGCATCCGACGGCTACGTGAGCCTGGAAGTGTCGCCCGAGCTGGTCAACGATACCGAAGGCACGATTGAGGAAGGCATCCGGTTCTGGAAAACGGTAAACCGGCCCAACGTGATGATTAAGGTGCCGGCCACGCTCGAAGGTCTGCCCGCCATTCGCCGCCTCATTGCCGAGGGCATCAACGTCAACGTGACCCTGATTTTCGGCCTGGAGCGCTACCGCCTCGTAGCCGAAGCCTTCCTGGCCGGCCTCGAAGATCGGGTAAAAGCCGGCCTGCCTGTCGAGAACATCGACTCCGTAGCCAGCTTCTTCCTCTCGCGCATCGACGTGCTGATTGACCCGCTGCTGGAGAAAATTGCCGCCGAAGGTGGTGAGAAAGGCGAGCTGGCACAATCGATGGTGGGCGAGGTAGCGTTGGCCAGCGCCAAGCAGGCTTACCAGATCTACAAGGAGATTTTTGCCGGTCCGCGCTGGGAAGCCCTGGCTGCCAAAGGTGCCGACACCCAGCGCCTGCTGTGGGCCAGCACCGGCAACAAAAACCCCAAGTACGACGACCTGAAGTACGTCGAGAACCTCATCGGCCCCAAAACGGTGAACACCGTGCCGGTAGAAACCCTCGACATCTTCCGCGAAAAAGGTAAGCCCGCCAACCGCCTGGAGGAAGGCCTCGATAAAGCTGCTGACGTGCTGCGCCGCCTGCCCGAGCTAGGCATCAACCTCGAGGAGCAAACCAACTTCCTGGAAGAGGACGGCGCCAAGAAATTCAAGGAGCCTTTCGGCAAGCTGATGGAATCCATCGAGAAGAAGCGCCTGACTTCCCTCGACTCTACCGTTGCCGAAGCTACCCTGCAGCTGGGCCAGTACCAGGCTGCCGTGGACGCCAAAATTCAGGAATTCAACGCCAAGAACTTTACCCACGGTTTCTGGGATAAGAAAGCTGACCTATGGGTGCAGGATGAAGCTGGCCAGCACAGCATCCGGGCCTTCATGGGCTGGCTGCGCGTGGCCGAAACAATGGTGGGCGCGGTGCCCGAAATCGAGCAGTTCGTCAATGACGTGAAAGCCGCGGGCTTCAAGCACGTAGTAGTAATGGGCATGGGCGGCAGCACAATGGCTCCGATTGTGTTCAAATCCTCGTTCCCGATGGGCGAGAATGGCCTGCCGATGTCGGTACTCGATACCACGGACCCCGGCACGGTGCGCCAGATTGAAGAATCAGTGCCGCTGGCCGACACGCTGTTCATTGTAGCCAGCAAGTCGGGAACCACGGCCGAGCCCCTGGCCTTCGGCGACTATTTCTATGACCGGGTAAAGCAAATCAAGGGCGACAAGGCCGGCGAGAATTTCGTGGCTATTACCGACCCGGGCTCCAAGTTTGTGACCTCGGCCACCGAGCAGGGCTACCGCCGCATCTTCCTGAACTTTGCCGAAGTGGGCGGCCGTTTCTCGGCCCTGTCGTATTTCGGTCTGGTACCGGCCGCGCTGTACGGCCTGCCCATCGGCGAAATCCTGGAGCGGGCCATCCGCATGATGCGGGCCAACGGTGCCTATGGCAGTGTAGAGCAAAACCCCGGCTTGGAGCTGGGTGTGGCGCTGGGCGTACTCGCGCAGCAGGGCCGCGACAAGCTCACCCTGATTGTGCCGAATTCTCTGGCTGATTTGGGCCTCTGGCTGGAGCAGCTCATTGCTGAAAGCACCGGCAAGGAAGGCAAAGGCATTCTGCCCGTGGCCGGCGAGCCCGCCCGCGAGCCGGAAGTGTACGGTCAGGACCGCGTATTCGTGTACGTGGGCTACGAAGGCGATGAATTCAATGATGACCTAGCAAACCACGAGGCGCTTACGCGTCTGTTACATGCGGGGCATCCGCTCATCACTATCCGTATGCACGATGCGTTGGATTTAGGAGGTGAGTTCTTCCGCTGGGAAGTAGCCACGGCCGTAGCCAGCGCCGTGCTCGAAATTAACCCCTTCGACCAGCCCAACGTGCAGGCCGCCAAAACCGCTACCGACCGCCTGATGAAGGTGGTGCAGGAGCAGGGCAGCCTGCCCGCCGGCGACGAGGCTAAGGTGACGGAAAACGGCGTGTCGTACTTCTCCGCCGTGTCGGGCGGCAGTGCGGCCGAGGTAATCCAGAACTTCTTTGCGCAGGCCAAGGACGGCGACTTCCTCAACATCCAGGCGTATCTGACTGAGTCGGACGAGCTGAACAAGGGCTTGGCCGAGCTGCGCACCCAGGTGCAGGAGCAGTTGCATTTGGCTACCACCTCGGGCTACGGACCGCGCTTCTTGCACTCCACGGGCCAGTACCACAAGGGCGGACCCGACAAGGGCTTGTTCGTGCAGTTCACCGTCGACCATCCGCAGGATCTGGCGCTGCCGGGCCGTTCGTACTCCTTCGGGACGTTCAAGAACGCCCAGGCCGCCGGTGACTTGCAGGCGTTGCACGACTACAACCGCCGCACGCTGCGCATCCACCTCGGCGACAACGCTGAGCAGGGCCTACGCACAGTGCTGAGCGCGCTGCAGTCGGCGCCGCTGACCGCTACACAAGCGTAA
- a CDS encoding alpha-N-arabinofuranosidase, whose protein sequence is MLNLKRLVAAAGFTLAAANVTFAQTVRLTVQPGDPKLQISKDIYGHFAEHLGRCVYDGFWVDPGLNVPKQGRIRMDIVEALRKIKVANLRWPGGCYADAYHWRDGVGPTAQRPRTINTWWGDAVEDNSFGTHEFLELCKLLGTEPYLAANVGSGTVQEMANWMEYLNSNADTPLTQQRRQNGHPEPYGVTMWGIGNESWGCGGNMTADYYTDVYKRYATFAHNYPGSPKLKRIVSGANGDDAYWTETCMKKIPLDQMWGLTLHQYTLPTGSWTGSKGAATGFDEAQYFNTMKNCLKMEAVVTKHAAIMDKYDKDKKVALLVDEWGVWTDVEPGTNPGFLYQQNSLRDALVAGTTLNIFNNHCDRVRGANLAQAVNVLQALILTDKEKMLLTPTYHVFDLYQVHQNAQYLPLQFTSPEYTLSGDKLPALNASASKDASGAVHISLVNLDTKKTLQLETALPGVTWKTVSGRVLTSGNVNDYNSFDKPNKVKLADFKGAKKRGGNLAVDLPPQSVVVLEVR, encoded by the coding sequence ATGCTCAACCTAAAGCGCCTAGTGGCGGCAGCCGGCTTTACGCTGGCCGCGGCTAACGTTACTTTTGCCCAAACGGTACGCCTGACCGTGCAGCCCGGAGACCCGAAGCTGCAAATCAGCAAAGACATTTACGGGCACTTCGCCGAACACCTGGGCCGTTGCGTCTACGACGGTTTCTGGGTGGACCCCGGCTTGAACGTGCCCAAGCAGGGCCGCATCCGTATGGATATCGTCGAGGCCCTGCGCAAAATCAAAGTGGCCAACCTGCGCTGGCCCGGCGGCTGCTACGCCGACGCCTACCACTGGCGCGACGGAGTAGGCCCCACCGCCCAACGGCCCCGGACCATCAACACCTGGTGGGGCGACGCGGTAGAGGACAACTCCTTCGGCACCCACGAGTTTCTCGAGCTCTGCAAGCTGCTCGGCACCGAGCCCTACCTGGCCGCCAACGTCGGCAGCGGGACGGTGCAGGAAATGGCCAACTGGATGGAGTATCTGAACTCCAACGCCGACACCCCGCTGACTCAGCAGCGCAGGCAAAACGGCCACCCCGAGCCCTACGGCGTGACTATGTGGGGCATCGGCAACGAAAGCTGGGGCTGCGGCGGCAACATGACGGCCGACTACTACACCGACGTATACAAGCGCTACGCCACCTTTGCCCACAACTACCCGGGCAGCCCCAAGCTGAAGCGCATCGTGAGCGGGGCCAACGGCGACGACGCCTACTGGACCGAGACGTGCATGAAGAAGATTCCGCTCGACCAGATGTGGGGCCTTACCCTGCACCAGTACACCCTGCCTACCGGCAGCTGGACCGGCAGCAAAGGCGCGGCCACGGGCTTCGACGAGGCCCAGTACTTCAACACGATGAAGAACTGCCTGAAGATGGAAGCCGTGGTGACCAAGCACGCGGCCATCATGGACAAGTACGACAAGGACAAAAAGGTGGCCTTGCTCGTAGATGAGTGGGGCGTGTGGACCGACGTGGAGCCCGGCACCAACCCGGGTTTTCTGTACCAGCAAAACTCCCTGCGCGACGCGCTGGTAGCCGGCACCACGCTCAACATCTTCAACAATCACTGCGACCGGGTGCGCGGAGCCAACCTGGCCCAGGCAGTAAACGTGCTGCAGGCCCTGATCCTGACCGACAAGGAGAAGATGCTGCTCACGCCCACTTACCACGTGTTTGACCTCTACCAGGTGCATCAAAACGCGCAGTACTTACCCCTGCAGTTCACCAGCCCTGAGTACACCCTGAGCGGGGACAAGCTCCCGGCGCTGAATGCCTCGGCCTCGAAAGACGCCAGCGGCGCGGTGCATATTTCTCTGGTCAACCTCGACACGAAAAAGACGCTGCAGCTGGAAACGGCCCTGCCCGGCGTGACCTGGAAAACCGTGTCGGGCCGCGTGCTGACCTCCGGCAACGTCAACGACTACAACTCCTTCGACAAACCGAACAAGGTGAAGCTGGCCGACTTCAAAGGGGCCAAAAAGCGCGGCGGCAACCTGGCCGTAGATCTGCCCCCGCAGTCGGTGGTGGTGCTGGAAGTGCGGTAG
- a CDS encoding DUF1349 domain-containing protein — MKQLILSAALTLGVFTASAQTFTTMRWLNAPKKSTVTANKVQVQVDGGTDFWRVTHYGFIRDNGHFFYQEQEGDFLAKVKIVGQYKELYDQAGLMIRLDEKNWIKTGIEYVKGVQNVSAVVTREVSDWSVVPRQDSPKAVWLTLLRKGDYVEIQYSFDNKDFKMLRLAYFPPTPGKKVQIGLMCAAPDGKGFPVEFEDFSIGPVPAGTK; from the coding sequence ATGAAACAACTCATCCTTTCCGCAGCCCTCACCTTGGGCGTATTCACGGCTTCGGCCCAAACCTTTACCACCATGCGCTGGCTAAATGCTCCTAAGAAGTCGACCGTGACGGCCAACAAAGTGCAGGTGCAGGTAGACGGCGGCACCGACTTCTGGCGCGTGACCCACTACGGCTTCATCCGCGACAATGGCCACTTTTTCTACCAGGAGCAGGAAGGCGACTTCTTAGCCAAAGTGAAAATCGTGGGGCAATACAAGGAACTCTACGACCAGGCCGGGCTGATGATCCGGCTCGACGAGAAGAACTGGATTAAAACTGGCATCGAGTACGTAAAGGGTGTGCAGAACGTCAGCGCCGTCGTCACGCGGGAAGTGTCGGACTGGTCAGTGGTGCCGCGCCAGGACAGCCCCAAGGCCGTGTGGCTCACGCTGCTGCGCAAGGGCGACTACGTGGAAATTCAGTACTCCTTCGACAACAAGGACTTCAAGATGCTGCGCTTGGCCTACTTCCCGCCTACCCCCGGTAAAAAGGTGCAGATCGGGCTCATGTGCGCCGCCCCCGATGGCAAAGGCTTCCCGGTGGAGTTCGAGGATTTCTCCATCGGTCCAGTTCCGGCCGGCACGAAATAG
- a CDS encoding sugar O-acetyltransferase produces MKTEKEKMLAGELYDALDAQLTEERTQARLLLKQLNDSREDQTDERTRLLQQLLPYAGAELWIQPPFYCDYGSNLHLGEKVFFNFNCVVLDVASVTIGSRTLFGPNVQIYTATHPMDHQIRASGLEFAKPITIGDDVWVGGSAVICPGISIGARSVIGAGSVVTKDIPADVFAAGNPCKVIRSLREEA; encoded by the coding sequence ATGAAAACTGAAAAAGAGAAGATGCTGGCCGGGGAGCTCTACGATGCCCTGGACGCGCAGCTAACCGAGGAACGAACCCAGGCGCGGCTCTTGCTCAAGCAGCTCAACGATTCCCGCGAAGACCAGACCGACGAACGAACCCGCCTGCTCCAGCAGCTGTTGCCCTACGCCGGCGCAGAGCTGTGGATTCAGCCGCCCTTCTACTGCGACTACGGCAGCAACCTGCACCTGGGCGAGAAGGTGTTTTTCAACTTCAACTGCGTGGTGCTCGACGTAGCCTCAGTTACCATCGGCAGCCGGACGTTGTTCGGGCCCAACGTGCAGATCTACACCGCCACCCACCCCATGGACCACCAGATTCGGGCCTCGGGGCTGGAATTTGCCAAACCCATTACCATCGGCGACGACGTGTGGGTGGGCGGCAGCGCCGTGATTTGCCCGGGCATCAGCATCGGGGCGCGCAGCGTGATTGGGGCCGGCAGCGTGGTCACCAAGGATATACCGGCCGACGTATTTGCCGCCGGCAACCCCTGCAAAGTCATTCGCTCTTTGCGGGAGGAAGCCTAA
- a CDS encoding thioesterase family protein: MKLYFRLIWLLLTARLQPKVPVMGPCRTTFRVWPTDLDVMRHLNNGQYLTLCDLARMDLLIRSGLLAKIKDFAPLAVVAAETIQFSRSLEPFQAFEIETLPLGWDDRLLYVQQQFIRQGQVVATAVVSLRFVKRKGGTADPAEVLAHAGESTESPELPEWVRAWSQNMRELRAA, translated from the coding sequence ATGAAACTCTATTTCCGCCTGATCTGGCTATTGCTCACTGCCCGGCTTCAACCTAAAGTGCCAGTTATGGGTCCCTGCCGGACCACGTTTCGGGTGTGGCCCACCGACCTGGACGTGATGCGCCACCTGAACAACGGCCAATACCTGACCTTGTGCGACCTGGCCCGCATGGACCTGTTGATTCGGTCGGGGCTGCTGGCTAAAATCAAGGACTTTGCCCCGCTGGCGGTGGTAGCGGCCGAAACCATCCAGTTCAGCCGGTCTTTGGAGCCGTTCCAAGCCTTCGAGATTGAAACCCTGCCCCTGGGCTGGGACGACCGGCTGCTATATGTTCAGCAACAGTTTATCCGCCAAGGGCAGGTGGTGGCCACGGCCGTGGTGAGCCTGCGCTTCGTGAAGCGCAAGGGTGGCACCGCCGACCCGGCCGAGGTGCTCGCCCACGCCGGCGAGTCGACCGAGTCGCCGGAGCTGCCCGAGTGGGTGCGGGCCTGGAGTCAGAACATGCGCGAGCTGCGTGCGGCCTAA
- a CDS encoding UTP--glucose-1-phosphate uridylyltransferase has protein sequence MGIELVTKVNDIPKGSRFAVSTNLLGSIISLLMRATGQTKNLTGGLDENERRLVASRAILGEWIGGSGGGWQDSGGVWPGIKAIQGTFAQPGDPEYDISRGTLLPRHRVLDGEDVHPEIGEKIMKSLVLMHGGMASNVGPILEMVTEKYLLRGAQETAARQQTNEIFDNILASIKEGDIQKLGANTARNFEGPIKTIIPWASTYFTEQIIAKAKQEFGADYYGFLMLGGMSGGGMGMFVNPDKYEDYKVRVLDLLRTTKQELSAALPFAMEPVVYNWSINKRGTWSTLHDGNEALMPEQYYAIHVSGLVKQDPESISYLRRAEIDYFTTYCEQNNLAYPLLRTIVSNLFKVSDPTAQGNRSLENDKAEQIKRDNGFDYVQHEDIREELQKGRIGLSRNRLHAETAIDDVQPTDVVQFADLQDVTQLGEDAIRAGKVAVLSLAAGVGSRWTKGAGVIKALNPFVEIGGRHRSFLEIHLAKTRRVAQEYGAKIPHIVATSYLTHAPIRQTLKQTRNYGYDGAVYLSEGRSIGQRFVPMERDLRFMWEEMPQETLDENKQKVRDAVRNTMIGWAKSKGEGTDYVDNIAAQRFSPLGHWYEVSNLLRNGTLARLLRENPAVETIMLHNIDTLGLTCTRRPWATTAPRATR, from the coding sequence ATGGGCATCGAGCTGGTGACCAAGGTGAATGACATTCCCAAAGGCTCCCGCTTCGCGGTTTCCACCAACCTACTGGGCTCCATTATCAGCCTGCTGATGCGGGCCACGGGCCAGACCAAAAACCTGACCGGCGGCCTCGACGAGAACGAGCGGCGCTTAGTAGCGTCCCGCGCTATTCTGGGCGAGTGGATTGGCGGCTCGGGCGGCGGCTGGCAGGATTCGGGCGGCGTATGGCCCGGCATCAAGGCCATTCAGGGCACCTTCGCCCAGCCCGGCGACCCAGAGTACGACATCAGTCGGGGCACGCTGCTGCCGCGGCACCGGGTGCTGGATGGCGAGGACGTGCACCCCGAAATCGGGGAGAAAATCATGAAGTCCCTGGTGCTGATGCACGGCGGCATGGCCTCCAACGTGGGTCCGATACTGGAGATGGTGACTGAGAAGTACCTGCTTCGTGGGGCCCAGGAAACGGCCGCCCGCCAGCAGACCAACGAAATCTTCGACAACATCCTGGCTTCCATCAAGGAAGGCGACATTCAGAAGCTGGGCGCCAACACGGCCCGCAACTTCGAGGGGCCCATCAAAACCATCATTCCCTGGGCTTCGACCTACTTCACGGAGCAGATTATTGCCAAGGCCAAGCAGGAATTCGGGGCCGACTACTACGGCTTCCTGATGCTGGGCGGCATGTCGGGCGGCGGCATGGGCATGTTCGTGAACCCCGACAAGTACGAAGACTATAAGGTGCGCGTGCTGGACTTGCTGCGCACGACCAAGCAGGAGCTGTCGGCCGCCCTGCCGTTTGCCATGGAGCCGGTGGTGTACAATTGGAGCATCAACAAGCGCGGCACCTGGAGCACCTTGCACGATGGGAATGAAGCGTTGATGCCGGAGCAGTACTACGCCATTCACGTCTCAGGGCTGGTGAAGCAGGACCCGGAAAGCATTTCCTACCTGCGGCGGGCCGAAATCGACTATTTCACGACCTACTGCGAGCAAAACAACCTGGCCTACCCGCTGCTGCGCACGATTGTGAGCAACCTGTTCAAGGTGTCGGACCCCACGGCCCAGGGCAATCGCAGCCTGGAAAACGACAAGGCCGAGCAGATCAAGCGCGACAACGGTTTCGACTACGTTCAGCACGAAGACATTAGGGAGGAGCTGCAAAAGGGCCGCATCGGCCTCTCGCGCAACCGCCTCCACGCCGAAACGGCCATCGACGACGTGCAGCCAACCGACGTGGTGCAGTTTGCCGACTTGCAGGACGTGACCCAGCTGGGCGAGGACGCCATTCGGGCCGGCAAGGTGGCCGTGCTGAGCCTCGCGGCCGGTGTGGGCAGCCGCTGGACCAAGGGCGCGGGCGTTATCAAGGCCCTGAACCCCTTCGTGGAAATAGGCGGGCGGCACCGCAGCTTCCTGGAAATCCACCTAGCCAAAACCCGCCGCGTGGCCCAGGAGTACGGCGCCAAAATCCCGCACATCGTAGCCACCAGCTACCTTACCCACGCGCCCATTCGGCAGACGCTGAAACAGACCCGCAACTACGGTTACGACGGGGCGGTGTATTTGTCGGAAGGCCGTTCCATCGGGCAGCGCTTCGTGCCCATGGAGCGGGATTTGCGCTTTATGTGGGAGGAAATGCCCCAGGAAACCCTCGACGAAAACAAGCAGAAAGTGCGCGACGCAGTGCGCAACACCATGATAGGCTGGGCTAAATCCAAGGGCGAAGGCACCGACTACGTCGACAACATTGCCGCTCAGCGCTTCTCCCCGCTCGGCCACTGGTACGAGGTGTCGAACCTGCTGCGCAACGGCACCCTGGCCCGCCTGCTGCGCGAAAACCCGGCCGTGGAAACCATCATGCTCCACAACATCGACACGCTGGGGCTGACGTGCACGCGGCGGCCCTGGGCTACCACCGCGCCTCGGGCAACGCGCTGA